A section of the Virgibacillus sp. NKC19-3 genome encodes:
- a CDS encoding response regulator, producing MLNVCIIDDEPLALQYADFLLRKIEGVDVTGTYVNTNDVIHHIQSQHVDAVFLDIHMPTVKGTDLAEYLLNIRPSLHIVFVTAYDEYAVKAFELNAVDYILKPVKQERLEVTIQRIMERKKQERENTPDASAFAIKNLGMLQIYQGHKRVDVKWRTSKAKELFAYFIHHHQHTIPKNELINLLWDNLPWEKANAQLYTAVYQIRKVMQQTGAPITIVSQGEFYNIDLGDHIQIQSHEFKLAAQHLLKDNVVHKEPYFTLLESYQGAYLAGLDYPWAMNERQILHTLWLELIHTLAAYLHHHEGPSSYAISNLKDITRFDPEAVEIIEGTCRM from the coding sequence ATGCTTAACGTATGTATCATTGATGATGAACCTTTGGCATTACAATATGCAGATTTTTTATTGCGTAAAATAGAAGGTGTGGATGTCACAGGTACCTATGTGAATACCAATGATGTTATCCATCACATCCAAAGCCAACACGTAGATGCTGTATTTTTGGATATACATATGCCTACTGTAAAAGGAACTGATTTGGCGGAATATCTGTTAAACATACGCCCTTCCTTACATATTGTATTTGTTACGGCTTATGATGAATATGCGGTCAAGGCTTTTGAATTAAATGCAGTGGATTATATCTTGAAGCCTGTCAAGCAGGAACGTCTGGAAGTAACCATACAACGGATAATGGAAAGAAAGAAGCAAGAACGGGAGAACACGCCCGATGCATCGGCCTTTGCCATTAAAAATTTAGGCATGTTACAAATCTATCAGGGTCATAAGCGGGTTGATGTGAAATGGCGTACATCAAAGGCGAAAGAGCTATTTGCCTATTTTATCCACCATCACCAACATACCATTCCCAAAAATGAATTAATCAACTTATTGTGGGATAACCTCCCTTGGGAAAAAGCCAATGCCCAATTATATACAGCCGTTTATCAAATTCGAAAAGTGATGCAACAGACAGGAGCTCCCATCACTATCGTTAGCCAGGGAGAATTTTACAATATTGATTTAGGTGATCATATCCAGATTCAATCACATGAATTTAAGCTTGCTGCACAGCATTTATTAAAAGATAACGTTGTACATAAGGAACCTTATTTTACGTTATTAGAATCGTATCAGGGAGCCTATTTAGCGGGGCTGGACTATCCATGGGCGATGAATGAGCGACAGATACTACACACACTATGGCTGGAACTCATCCATACATTAGCGGCGTATTTACATCATCATGAAGGGCCATCATCTTATGCTATTTCCAACTTGAAAGATATAACACGTTTTGATCCAGAAGCCGTAGAGATTATTGAGGGAACATGTAGGATGTAA